In Helianthus annuus cultivar XRQ/B chromosome 9, HanXRQr2.0-SUNRISE, whole genome shotgun sequence, the following are encoded in one genomic region:
- the LOC110875326 gene encoding uncharacterized protein LOC110875326, which produces MVASSMVEKLGLPTQDHLTPYQLTWLKKGHLVKVTHKCLVQFSIGNKYTDELWCEVIPMDACHVLLGRPWLYDRRVNHDGFRNTYSLKKKDGLHITVAPLNPMEELSNVPTITKSEFTGLVRDLHDPTVFGLFVLEENETTVDIPVPLRPLVDEFLDVFPEDIPAGLPLMRDIQHCIDFVPGANIPHKPAYRMNPKEFSELHRQVLDLLEKGLIRESMSPCAVPSLLVPKPNGTF; this is translated from the coding sequence ATGGTCGCATCATCGATGGTGGAAAAACTTGGCTTGCCTACCCAAGATCACCTGACACCGTACCAGCTAACATGGCTAAAGAAGGGCCATCTCGTCAAAGTTACTCACAAGTGCCTAGTACAATTTTCGATTGGAAACAAATATACGGATGAGCTTTGGTGTGAGGTTATCCCCATGGACGCGTGTCACGTCCTCTTGGGCCGTCCATGGCTATACGATCGGCGCGTAAACCACGACGGGTTTCGAAACacatattctttaaaaaaaaaagacgGTCTCCACATTACCGTTGCACCTCTCAACCCCATGGAAGAACTTTCTAATGTTCCTACAATCACCAAATCTGAATTCACAGGTCTTGTTAGAGATCTACATGATCCGACAGTTTTTGGCCTCTTCGTGCTGGAAGAAAATGAGACTACAGTGGACATCCCCGTCCCTCTGCGTCCCCTCGTGGATGAATTTCtggatgtttttccagaagataTTCCGGCGGGACTACCTTTGATGCGTGACATACAACATTGTATTGATTTTGTGCCCGGTGCCAACATCCCGCACAAACCAGCGTACCGCATGAACCCAAAAGAATTTTCTGAATTACATCGCCAAGTCCTTGACTTACTAGAAAAGGGACTTATAAGAGAAAGTATGAGCCCTTGTGCAGTACCCTCCTTGCTCGTTCCCAAACCGAATGGCACATTTTGA